A DNA window from Melanotaenia boesemani isolate fMelBoe1 chromosome 6, fMelBoe1.pri, whole genome shotgun sequence contains the following coding sequences:
- the zbtb32 gene encoding zinc finger and BTB domain-containing protein 16 — translation MIRINNTQYFHFLQQADALRRSGSLCDAIILVKTQTFKAHRLVLACASRTLAQQLAQGDADSPVHCTLEYFSPHTFQQVLDFTYTQALEVPVKDLNLLLRAAQLLEMQQLEDQCREQLESLGAREEKKKVEITDIKEETEHVKEKHEKQKRSSDPEDKDQKTFCPVEKIGVNTVMENLSTINPPNIHNNPKSPRKKAKSSPISATLCNRESVITRPSTSTSSFSSPWTLPTNMWDSEMHLGTLRRIAENYSNLIAGHPLQSSNQSSVVYPFPITPQHMFPLLSPHFQTQLPNSAVGYSAFHPRYTQNLYTETSRMGSMFKHGLLKRKRPSQKVCIGTLQTGEPSNSGVSKASTERNEDCQHFSARLCDDPAPRESAPMQLVKSCAGCQFSGRKDIVQHQPESKEDHKGEKPYQCKHCPKKFSLKHQLDTHLRVHTGEKPFECRLCGQRSRDYSAMIKHLRTHGGATPYQCTVCLEFCSSQVAMQRHVKSHAVQDFPPDWSINSTYLYISHV, via the exons ATGATCAGAATCAACAACACCCAGTACTTCCACTTCCTGCAACAGGCAGATGCCCTTCGTCGCTCAGGTTCCCTCTGTGATGCCATCATCTTGGTAAAGACCCAAACTTTCAAAGCTCATCGGTTAGTCCTGGCCTGTGCTAGCAGAACCTTAGCACAGCAGCTAGCCCAGGGAGACGCAGACAGTCCAGTCCATTGCACATTAGAGTATTTCTCACCCCACACTTTTCAGCAAGTTCTAGACTTCACCTACACTCAAGCTCTGGAGGTGCCTGTAAAGGATCTGAACCTGCTGCTGAGAGCTGCCCAGCTGTTGGAgatgcagcagctggaggaccAGTGTCGGGAGCAGCTGGAAAGCCTTGGAgccagagaggagaaaaaaaaagtagaaattacAGACATCAAAGAGGAAACGGAGCATGTCAAAGAGAAGcatgaaaagcaaaaaagaagTTCAGATCCTGAGGATAAAGACCAAAAGACATTTTGTCCTGTGGAGAAAATAGGTGTTAACACTGTCATGGAAAATCTTTCAACCATCAACCCTCCTAATATCCACAACAATCCAAAATCCCCAAGAAAGAAGGCAAAATCGTCTCCTATTTCAGCGACATTATGCAACAGGGAGAGTGTTATTACCAGACCCAGCACCAGTACTTCATCGTTTTCCTCCCCCTGGACTTTACCCACAAACATGTGGGACTCTGAGATGCACCTGGGCACCCTGAGGCGAATAGCAGAAAACTATTCAAACCTCATTGCAGGTCATCCCCTTCAATCCTCAAACCAGTCCTCTGTGGTATACCCATTTCCCATCACCCCTCAACACATGTTCCCACTACTGAGTCCCCATTTTCAAACCCAACTTCCAAACTCTGCAGTGGGCTACTCAGCTTTCCATCCCCGTTATACACAAAACCTTTACACTGAAACCTCACGAATGGGCAGCATGTTCAAGCATGGTCTGTTGAAAAGGAAAAGACCTAGCCAAAAAGTCTGCATAGGAACTCTTCAAACTGGTGAGCCAAG TAACTCTGGAGTTTCCAAAGCCAGCACAGAGAGAAATGAAGACTGCCAGCATTTCAGTGCAAGACTCTGTGATGATCCAGCGCCGCGGGAGTCAGCCCCCATGCAGTTAG ttAAAAGCTGTGCAGGATGTCAATTTTCTGGAAGGAAGGACATTGTGCAACATCAACCAGAGTCGAAAGAAGACCACAAAGGAGAAAAACCCTACCAGTGCAAACACTGTCCTAAGAAATTTAGCCTGAAACATCAACTGGACACACACCTCCGCGTTCACACCG GAGAAAAACCATTTGAGTGTCGCCTATGTGGCCAGCGTTCACGTGACTACTCAGCCATGATCAAGCACCTGCGGACGCACGGCGGCGCCACTCCTTACCAGTGCACTGTGTGCTTGGAGTTCTGCAGCAGTCAGGTCGCCATGCAGAGACATGTCAAGAGTCACGCGGTGCAGGACTTCCCCCCCGACTGGAGCATCAACAGCACCTACCTGTATATCTCCCACGTCTGA